A stretch of the Thalassotalea euphylliae genome encodes the following:
- the leuD gene encoding 3-isopropylmalate dehydratase small subunit yields the protein MEKFSTHTGLVVPLDVANVDTDQIIPKQFLQKTERVGFGQHAFHDWRYLDAEGTQPNPEFILNAPQYQGASILLARENFGCGSSREHAPWALQEYGFKVIIAPSFADIFYANCINIGIVPVKLSSEEINELFQQCNGDTKSLTVDLVNNKVSLNETCYTFSLDKFHQYCLENGVDSVGWTLKKIDAIEAYEGKLASWQ from the coding sequence ATGGAAAAATTTTCAACCCATACTGGTTTAGTTGTCCCCTTAGATGTTGCTAACGTCGACACCGACCAAATTATCCCTAAGCAATTTTTGCAGAAAACCGAGCGTGTTGGCTTTGGTCAACACGCCTTTCATGACTGGCGCTACCTAGATGCAGAGGGTACTCAGCCTAACCCTGAGTTTATTTTAAACGCGCCGCAATATCAGGGTGCCAGTATTTTACTTGCTCGTGAAAACTTTGGTTGTGGCTCAAGTCGTGAACACGCACCTTGGGCATTGCAGGAATATGGCTTCAAGGTGATTATCGCACCAAGTTTTGCCGACATTTTCTACGCCAACTGTATAAATATTGGTATCGTGCCGGTAAAACTGAGCAGTGAAGAAATTAACGAATTATTTCAACAATGTAACGGCGACACAAAATCGTTGACGGTAGATTTAGTTAATAATAAAGTCTCGCTTAACGAGACCTGCTACACTTTCAGCTTAGACAAGTTCCACCAGTACTGTTTGGAAAATGGTGTTGATAGTGTTGGTTGGACATTGAAGAAAATCGATGCCATTGAAGCCTATGAAGGTAAGCTAGCAAGCTGGCAATAA
- a CDS encoding HD-GYP domain-containing protein, which produces MPSDPLANDNSSKFTEIDIDQLRPGMYVKSISFQDKGFILKSEGYVLSASKVLQLKAAGIKKLIIDPAKQKAAEHIDKVMPNITSSPLTKLNKVGKHKVVSLEDELKNAKSLYGNAKDLQKKILGTVQADRSLDAEEVRETTDAMVDSIFRNQDALACLSRLHSKSDYLSEHALNCSILMAIFAKHLKFDREIIEQLTLGAFLHDVGKVFIPNDILDKPGALNDKEQKLVQTHVALGAKILEDTPHISHIAMTCIREHHERLDGSGYPRQLKDEDISKYGKMMAIVDSYGAMISDRCYQKAIHPTAAFKTLTQESSTAYDEELVEKFIQCLGVYPVGTLVQLNSGKIGLISEINQDKPTHPIVKVFYNARLNQTIPIEDIDLSKSKYRDQIDKCIRPEEFNLNLMSFFKTAFEA; this is translated from the coding sequence ATGCCAAGTGATCCGTTAGCTAACGACAACTCAAGTAAATTCACCGAAATCGACATCGACCAGCTTCGTCCTGGTATGTATGTTAAATCTATCTCCTTTCAAGATAAGGGCTTTATTCTAAAGTCTGAAGGCTACGTGCTTAGCGCCAGCAAAGTATTGCAGTTAAAAGCGGCCGGCATCAAGAAACTGATTATCGACCCCGCTAAACAAAAAGCGGCCGAGCACATAGATAAGGTCATGCCCAACATTACCTCTAGCCCACTAACCAAGCTTAATAAAGTTGGTAAACACAAAGTGGTATCGCTGGAAGACGAGCTTAAAAATGCTAAGTCACTCTACGGTAATGCCAAAGACTTACAGAAGAAGATTCTTGGCACGGTTCAAGCCGATCGCTCGCTTGACGCAGAAGAAGTGCGTGAAACCACTGACGCCATGGTCGATTCAATATTTCGCAATCAAGATGCGCTGGCTTGCCTTTCACGCCTGCATTCTAAAAGTGACTATCTTTCTGAGCATGCGCTAAATTGCTCTATTTTGATGGCGATTTTTGCCAAGCACTTAAAGTTTGATCGCGAGATAATTGAGCAACTTACCTTGGGCGCTTTCCTGCATGATGTTGGCAAGGTGTTTATTCCAAATGATATTTTAGATAAGCCTGGTGCGCTTAACGATAAAGAGCAAAAGTTAGTGCAAACTCACGTTGCTTTGGGCGCTAAAATACTCGAAGACACACCGCATATTTCTCATATTGCCATGACCTGCATTCGCGAACACCATGAGCGCCTTGACGGCAGTGGCTACCCTCGACAGCTAAAAGACGAAGACATTAGCAAGTATGGCAAAATGATGGCGATTGTCGACAGCTACGGTGCAATGATTTCAGATCGTTGTTATCAAAAGGCGATACACCCAACAGCAGCGTTTAAAACCTTAACCCAAGAATCATCAACCGCCTATGATGAAGAGTTGGTTGAGAAGTTTATCCAGTGCTTAGGGGTTTACCCAGTTGGTACGCTCGTTCAGCTTAACAGTGGTAAAATTGGCTTAATTTCAGAAATTAACCAAGACAAGCCAACCCACCCTATTGTTAAAGTGTTTTATAACGCGCGCTTAAATCAAACTATCCCAATTGAAGATATTGACTTAAGCAAGTCGAAATATCGCGACCAAATCGACAAATGCATTCGCCCAGAAGAATTTAATCTAAATCTAATGAGCTTCTTCAAAACGGCGTTTGAAGCTTAA
- a CDS encoding CDP-glycerol glycerophosphotransferase family protein: MPTQSSSANPNRRKKYLLYIAQNYSYAILRPLQAAILGRGDDVKWFVHGDEVNQSYFEEDEQRLGSVEEVIAYQPDAVFVPGNIVPDFIPGLKVQVFHGFNAGKVSDKRGHFNIRGFFDLYCTQGENTTLPFLQLAQKHQHFSVAETGWPAIDPLYNYTPVANAKPTVLLCSTFSRNFTCAPHLFEQVKRLSETGRWNWLVQFHPKMDKAIVDQYKGIQNEHLTFVETDNVLPLLQKADVMVCDTSSVLIMFLLLGKPVVTFKTARPKDYLLDFDKPTELEQHIETALTHPEPLMTKIAEYKQQTHPYEDGKSAERVLAAVDERLAGLYKPAKRKPLNLLRRFKIRKQFNYWKL, translated from the coding sequence ATGCCTACTCAGTCTTCGAGTGCTAACCCAAATCGTCGTAAAAAATATTTGTTGTACATTGCTCAAAATTATTCGTATGCGATTTTAAGACCATTGCAAGCGGCAATTCTTGGACGCGGTGATGACGTAAAATGGTTTGTTCATGGCGATGAAGTCAACCAAAGTTATTTTGAAGAAGATGAGCAACGTTTAGGTTCAGTTGAGGAGGTGATTGCGTATCAGCCTGATGCTGTATTCGTGCCTGGTAATATTGTTCCTGACTTTATTCCTGGGTTGAAAGTGCAGGTTTTTCATGGTTTTAATGCAGGTAAAGTGTCAGATAAACGAGGCCATTTTAACATCAGAGGTTTTTTTGACTTGTATTGTACGCAAGGTGAAAACACTACCTTACCGTTTCTTCAATTAGCACAGAAGCATCAGCACTTTAGTGTGGCTGAAACAGGCTGGCCAGCGATTGATCCGCTCTATAATTACACGCCAGTTGCCAATGCTAAACCAACGGTTTTATTGTGCTCGACGTTTTCTCGAAACTTCACCTGTGCGCCGCATTTATTTGAACAAGTAAAGAGACTCAGTGAAACAGGACGTTGGAATTGGCTGGTACAATTTCACCCGAAAATGGACAAGGCGATCGTTGACCAATACAAGGGCATTCAAAACGAGCACTTAACATTTGTTGAAACCGATAATGTCCTGCCTTTGCTACAAAAAGCAGATGTCATGGTCTGTGACACTTCATCGGTGCTGATTATGTTTTTGTTATTGGGTAAGCCTGTCGTGACTTTTAAAACGGCTCGTCCAAAAGATTATTTACTGGATTTTGATAAGCCAACTGAACTTGAACAGCATATAGAAACGGCGTTAACCCACCCTGAGCCCTTAATGACCAAAATAGCCGAATATAAGCAACAAACTCACCCCTACGAGGATGGGAAGTCCGCAGAACGTGTATTAGCGGCAGTTGATGAGCGCTTGGCTGGTTTGTATAAGCCAGCTAAGCGAAAGCCGTTAAATTTATTGCGTCGGTTCAAAATACGTAAGCAATTTAACTATTGGAAGCTTTAG
- the leuA gene encoding 2-isopropylmalate synthase, which translates to MDNRVIIFDTTLRDGEQALTASLSVHEKLQIAQAIERLGVDIIEAGFPVSSPGDFNSVQQIAKTVKNSIVCGLSRAVEADIQACADALSVADQFRIHTFISTSDVHVQQKLRKDFADVEAMAIHAVKFARRFTDDVEFSCEDAGRTPIDNLCRMVEQAIKAGASTINIPDTVGYTLPHEFGGIIETLFNRVPNIDQARISVHCHNDLGLAVANSMAAVQAGARQIECTINGIGERAGNCSLEEVAMIMKTRADLLGVHSNINHQEIAKTSKLVSHLCNMPVQPNKAIVGSNAFSHSSGIHQDGMLKASNTYEIMTPESVGIAKTKLNLTSRSGRHVIKHRMESLGYQADDFDLDTLYQDFLKLADKKGQVFDDDLEALLFNIQQQDEKEHYRIESLNVQAGSGQFATAGVQLAIGDEVFTESATGNGPVDALYQAIKKCIDVDIEVADYKISNKGAGEDGLGVANLVVNWQARNFHGYGIDTDVIEASGQALISALNAIYRAQQIQTIRAQKANQEATASESK; encoded by the coding sequence ATGGATAACAGAGTAATCATTTTTGACACCACATTACGCGATGGCGAACAAGCATTAACCGCCAGTTTATCCGTGCATGAAAAACTTCAAATTGCTCAAGCGATTGAGCGTTTGGGAGTAGATATTATCGAAGCTGGCTTCCCTGTTTCCTCACCCGGTGATTTCAACTCAGTGCAGCAAATTGCCAAAACGGTAAAAAATTCCATTGTTTGTGGCTTATCTCGTGCGGTCGAAGCCGACATTCAAGCTTGTGCCGATGCGCTAAGCGTTGCCGATCAGTTCCGTATCCACACCTTTATTTCCACATCAGACGTGCATGTTCAACAAAAGTTACGTAAAGACTTTGCTGACGTTGAAGCCATGGCCATCCATGCGGTGAAATTTGCCCGTCGTTTCACCGATGACGTTGAATTTTCTTGTGAAGATGCTGGCCGCACGCCAATCGATAATTTATGTCGTATGGTTGAGCAAGCAATTAAAGCAGGCGCCAGCACCATCAATATTCCTGATACCGTTGGTTACACCCTGCCCCATGAGTTTGGCGGCATCATCGAAACGCTATTTAACCGCGTGCCTAATATCGACCAAGCGCGCATTTCTGTGCATTGTCATAACGATTTAGGTTTAGCTGTGGCTAACTCGATGGCAGCGGTGCAAGCAGGTGCTCGTCAAATCGAATGTACCATTAACGGGATTGGCGAGCGTGCTGGTAACTGTTCGTTAGAAGAAGTGGCGATGATCATGAAAACCCGCGCCGACTTGTTAGGTGTGCACTCAAACATCAACCACCAAGAAATCGCTAAAACCTCTAAGTTAGTTAGTCACTTGTGCAATATGCCAGTGCAGCCGAACAAAGCCATTGTTGGTAGTAATGCCTTTAGCCACTCTTCAGGTATTCACCAAGACGGCATGTTAAAAGCGTCTAACACTTACGAGATCATGACACCTGAAAGTGTCGGTATCGCGAAAACGAAATTAAATTTAACCTCACGCAGTGGTCGCCATGTGATTAAACACCGCATGGAGAGTTTAGGCTATCAAGCCGATGACTTTGATTTAGATACCTTGTACCAAGACTTCTTAAAATTAGCTGACAAAAAAGGCCAAGTCTTTGATGATGATTTAGAAGCCTTGTTATTCAATATTCAACAGCAAGATGAAAAAGAGCACTACCGCATCGAAAGCTTAAATGTGCAAGCGGGCAGCGGTCAATTTGCCACTGCTGGCGTACAGTTAGCGATTGGTGATGAAGTATTTACCGAATCAGCAACCGGTAACGGCCCGGTTGACGCGTTATACCAAGCAATCAAAAAGTGTATCGATGTTGATATTGAAGTCGCCGATTACAAAATCTCTAACAAAGGCGCTGGTGAAGACGGCTTAGGTGTTGCCAACCTAGTGGTTAATTGGCAAGCCCGTAATTTCCACGGCTATGGTATCGATACTGACGTCATTGAAGCGTCAGGCCAAGCACTGATTTCAGCATTAAACGCGATTTATCGCGCTCAACAAATTCAAACGATTCGCGCGCAAAAAGCCAATCAAGAAGCTACGGCAAGCGAAAGTAAATAA
- the leuB gene encoding 3-isopropylmalate dehydrogenase gives MSSIAILAGDGIGPEVMQEAKKVLAAVADKFNFPLSTQDYDVGGCAIDNHGEALPAATVKGCEQADAILFGSVGGPKWENLPPTEQPERCALLGLRGHFELFCNMRPATLQPALASLSTLRSDIASSGFDVLVMRELTGDIYFGQPKGRKGEGEEESGFDTMIYSRKEIRRIAHLAFQAAQKRNNKVTSVDKANVLATSILWREVVNEVAQDYPDVALEHLYVDNAAMQLVRDPNQFDVMLCPNLFGDILSDICAMITGSMGMLPSASLNSSGFGMYEPAGGSAPDIAGQGIANPIAQILSAALMLRYSLNQGAAADAIEAAVAKALDEGVLTADLLPAEQKHLAKRTAEVGDFICQAIQAAPAQ, from the coding sequence ATGTCAAGCATTGCAATTTTAGCCGGCGACGGTATCGGCCCAGAAGTAATGCAGGAAGCCAAAAAAGTGCTTGCTGCTGTTGCGGATAAATTTAATTTCCCATTATCAACACAAGACTATGATGTTGGCGGCTGTGCTATCGACAATCACGGCGAAGCCCTACCAGCAGCAACGGTTAAAGGTTGTGAACAAGCAGACGCTATTTTGTTTGGCTCAGTAGGTGGCCCTAAGTGGGAAAACTTACCACCAACGGAGCAACCAGAGCGCTGCGCATTATTGGGTCTACGCGGTCATTTTGAATTATTTTGTAATATGCGCCCAGCAACATTGCAGCCGGCACTAGCAAGCCTTTCAACATTGCGTAGCGATATTGCTTCTTCAGGTTTTGATGTTTTAGTGATGCGCGAGCTAACTGGTGATATTTATTTTGGTCAACCGAAAGGCCGTAAAGGTGAAGGCGAAGAAGAATCAGGCTTTGATACCATGATTTATTCCCGTAAAGAAATTCGCCGCATTGCTCATCTAGCTTTCCAAGCTGCACAGAAACGCAACAACAAAGTTACCTCTGTTGATAAAGCCAATGTGTTAGCGACCAGTATTTTATGGCGTGAAGTGGTCAACGAAGTGGCACAAGATTATCCTGATGTGGCGCTAGAGCATTTATATGTGGATAACGCTGCTATGCAGCTAGTGCGCGATCCAAACCAATTCGATGTGATGCTGTGCCCTAACTTATTTGGCGATATTTTGTCTGATATTTGTGCGATGATCACAGGTTCAATGGGTATGCTACCTTCAGCAAGCCTAAACTCTTCTGGTTTTGGTATGTATGAGCCAGCAGGCGGCAGTGCGCCTGATATTGCCGGCCAAGGTATCGCCAACCCGATTGCCCAAATTTTATCAGCAGCGCTAATGCTGCGTTACAGCTTAAACCAAGGGGCAGCAGCAGATGCAATTGAAGCTGCGGTAGCAAAAGCCCTAGATGAAGGGGTGCTAACAGCAGATCTGTTACCAGCCGAGCAAAAACACTTAGCGAAACGCACAGCAGAAGTTGGCGACTTTATTTGTCAAGCAATTCAAGCAGCACCAGCACAATAG
- the leuC gene encoding 3-isopropylmalate dehydratase large subunit, whose amino-acid sequence MATTLYEKLWQRHVVDDTPGETPLLYVDRHLIHEVTSPQAFANLKFHDRPVRRPDKTIATMDHNISTRSVAIDAAGEGAANQLRTLEKNCEDFGIKLFGMGHKNQGIVHVMGPELGITQPGQVIVCGDSHTATHGAFGALAFGIGTSEVEHVLATQTLRQTKAKTMKIEVRGQVAPGISAKDIILAIIGKTGSAGATGYVVEYCGDAISALSMEERMTICNMSIEFGAKAGLIAPDQTTFDYLQHKEYAPKLDDWDAAVASWKTLETDQDATFDAELVLEGSEIKAQVTWGTTPGHVTSVDSTVPAPQDFSDPVEQDSCAKALAYMGLEAGTKITDIEVNKVFIGSCTNSRIEDLRAAASIVREYSAKGQKVAKTVDAIVVPGSYRVREQAEQEGLAKVFTEAGFEWRLPGCSMCLGMNDDKLAEGDRCASTSNRNFEGRQGRGSRTHLVSPEMAAAAAIEGHFVDLSANLATQSATQSGKQH is encoded by the coding sequence ATGGCTACGACTTTATACGAGAAATTATGGCAACGTCACGTGGTTGACGATACTCCCGGTGAAACACCTTTGTTGTATGTGGATCGTCATCTAATTCACGAAGTAACCTCACCACAGGCATTTGCTAACTTAAAATTCCATGATCGCCCAGTGCGTCGCCCTGACAAAACGATTGCAACCATGGATCACAATATTTCGACGCGCTCAGTCGCGATTGACGCAGCCGGTGAAGGCGCCGCCAATCAGCTACGTACATTAGAAAAGAACTGTGAAGACTTTGGCATTAAGCTATTCGGCATGGGCCATAAAAACCAAGGTATCGTGCATGTTATGGGGCCAGAATTAGGCATTACCCAACCGGGCCAAGTGATCGTTTGTGGCGACTCACACACGGCCACGCATGGCGCATTTGGTGCCTTAGCTTTTGGTATCGGTACGTCTGAAGTAGAACACGTGTTAGCGACACAAACGCTACGCCAAACCAAAGCGAAGACCATGAAAATTGAAGTACGCGGCCAAGTAGCACCGGGCATTAGCGCGAAAGATATTATCCTTGCCATTATTGGTAAAACTGGCAGCGCTGGTGCAACGGGTTATGTGGTTGAGTACTGTGGTGATGCGATTAGCGCATTATCGATGGAAGAACGCATGACCATTTGTAACATGAGCATCGAGTTTGGCGCTAAAGCTGGCTTGATTGCGCCGGATCAAACCACCTTCGACTACTTACAGCACAAAGAGTATGCACCAAAGTTAGACGACTGGGATGCGGCCGTAGCCAGCTGGAAAACCCTAGAAACTGACCAAGATGCAACCTTTGACGCCGAATTGGTGCTAGAAGGCAGCGAAATTAAAGCGCAAGTGACTTGGGGCACAACGCCGGGCCACGTAACTTCGGTTGATAGCACAGTACCTGCACCACAAGATTTTAGCGATCCAGTAGAGCAAGACTCATGCGCCAAAGCGTTAGCCTATATGGGCTTAGAAGCAGGCACTAAAATTACTGATATCGAAGTCAATAAAGTGTTTATCGGTTCTTGTACTAACTCACGTATTGAAGATTTACGCGCCGCAGCTAGCATTGTTCGCGAGTACAGCGCGAAAGGACAGAAAGTCGCGAAAACGGTTGATGCGATTGTTGTGCCTGGCTCATACCGTGTACGTGAACAAGCAGAGCAAGAAGGCTTGGCAAAAGTCTTTACCGAAGCAGGTTTTGAATGGCGCTTACCGGGCTGCTCTATGTGTTTAGGCATGAATGATGACAAGCTAGCTGAAGGTGACCGCTGTGCCTCTACCTCGAACCGTAACTTTGAAGGCCGCCAAGGCCGTGGTAGCCGCACTCATTTAGTGAGTCCAGAAATGGCAGCAGCGGCGGCAATTGAAGGTCACTTTGTCGACCTAAGTGCAAATTTAGCTACTCAGTCAGCCACTCAGTCAGGAAAGCAACACTAG